The following proteins come from a genomic window of Patescibacteria group bacterium:
- a CDS encoding amino acid permease — protein MTNSFKKIIYPVATLSGTIIGVGLFSLPYIASKTGYLLILGYFLVLGAIVMTIHLIFGELALATPDFKRLPGFAKLHLGEWAKKITMFSTVFGISGSILAYLIVGGEFLNSLLSPVFGGSASFYSYLYFFLGAALILFGIKAIAKIEFWSLILFFLILFAIFLKANDFINVANFTVFPLNFKTDFKLSALFLPYGPILFSLWGAALIPEAEEMLRKNKKLLKKVIIIATIIPIIIYLFFIYLIWGITGPLTTESALIGLKNYLGDGVVSLALFLGILTTFTSFIAIGLTLKKILWYDFRMDKNLAWFLTCFIPLGLFILGFKSFIHVIGLVGAIVLGIDGTLILLMYRSLLLKKKEVKKSLLVFPLVFVFVFGIIYELIYFLR, from the coding sequence ATGACTAATTCATTTAAAAAGATTATTTATCCAGTAGCTACATTATCGGGCACTATTATAGGGGTTGGCTTGTTCTCTTTGCCCTATATAGCCTCAAAAACAGGCTATTTATTGATACTTGGTTATTTTTTAGTTTTAGGAGCCATTGTAATGACAATTCATTTAATCTTTGGAGAATTGGCATTAGCCACGCCTGATTTTAAGCGTTTGCCTGGGTTTGCAAAATTGCATCTAGGTGAATGGGCAAAAAAAATAACCATGTTCTCTACGGTTTTTGGAATATCTGGATCAATCTTGGCTTATCTTATTGTGGGCGGAGAGTTTTTAAACAGCTTACTTTCTCCAGTTTTTGGAGGCAGTGCTTCTTTTTACAGCTATCTTTATTTTTTCTTAGGAGCAGCTTTAATTCTCTTTGGCATTAAAGCAATAGCTAAAATAGAGTTTTGGTCATTAATTTTATTCTTTTTGATTCTATTTGCAATTTTTTTGAAAGCTAATGATTTCATAAACGTGGCTAATTTTACAGTTTTTCCCTTGAATTTTAAAACAGATTTTAAATTATCAGCATTATTTTTGCCCTATGGTCCCATTCTTTTTTCTTTGTGGGGGGCTGCTTTGATTCCTGAAGCCGAAGAAATGCTGAGGAAGAATAAAAAACTGCTTAAGAAGGTAATTATTATTGCTACTATAATTCCAATAATAATTTATCTTTTTTTTATCTATCTGATTTGGGGCATTACAGGCCCTCTGACAACAGAATCAGCATTAATAGGATTAAAAAATTATTTGGGCGATGGAGTAGTCAGCCTGGCTTTGTTTTTAGGAATTTTAACAACTTTCACTTCTTTTATTGCCATAGGACTGACTCTTAAAAAAATCCTCTGGTATGATTTTAGAATGGATAAGAATTTAGCTTGGTTTCTAACTTGTTTTATTCCCCTGGGACTTTTCATTTTAGGATTTAAAAGCTTTATTCACGTTATAGGTTTGGTTGGAGCAATAGTTCTTGGCATTGATGGAACTTTGATTTTATTAATGTATAGGAGTCTTTTATTGAAAAAAAAGGAAGTAAAAAAATCTTTGTTAGTTTTTCCTTTAGTTTTCGTTTTTGTTTTTGGTATAATATATGAATTAATATACTTTTTAAGATAA
- a CDS encoding DNA recombination protein RmuC, producing the protein MMTDLFFILIGLLAFIGWSGAIFLYIKTSKVDQGQNNEIRDIERRLTDLLTNQMKEVKNSQIKSSESFHGQIKSFTEQTTHLREDLKQIYKKVESVSSFQEIFKSPKLRGQWGEASLNYILTQHYPAELWKSQHTFSSGEQVDAILKLPDNKLLPIDSKFSSDNFERMIYSNTDDERKSFEQSFLRDLKLRVDEISSKYIIPSEGTVDFALMYIPAEAIYYEIMFNLRERGVADYAWKKKVVLTSPNTIYLTLRAFEQWFKDTQISKKTQGILKRLNRINQDASKLMNDFRKLGSHLKNATSSYDNSEKRLNLFSDRVERLLEVKQDKPKQLKD; encoded by the coding sequence ATGATGACTGATCTCTTTTTTATTTTAATTGGACTTTTAGCTTTCATTGGCTGGTCAGGAGCTATTTTCCTTTATATTAAGACAAGCAAAGTTGATCAGGGACAGAATAATGAGATAAGGGATATTGAGAGACGCTTGACTGACCTGTTGACTAATCAAATGAAAGAAGTGAAAAACAGCCAGATTAAGTCTTCAGAGAGCTTTCATGGCCAGATAAAGTCCTTTACAGAGCAAACCACTCATCTTCGCGAAGATTTAAAACAAATCTATAAAAAAGTAGAAAGTGTTTCTTCTTTTCAGGAAATCTTTAAATCTCCAAAATTAAGAGGTCAGTGGGGAGAAGCATCATTAAATTACATTTTAACCCAGCACTATCCTGCTGAATTATGGAAAAGCCAGCACACATTTTCGTCAGGAGAACAAGTTGATGCAATTTTAAAACTTCCTGATAATAAATTGTTGCCAATTGATTCAAAGTTTTCTTCAGATAATTTTGAAAGAATGATTTATTCTAATACAGATGATGAGAGAAAAAGTTTTGAGCAAAGTTTTTTAAGAGATTTAAAATTAAGGGTTGATGAGATAAGTTCAAAATATATAATTCCATCTGAAGGCACAGTTGATTTTGCTCTGATGTATATTCCAGCCGAAGCAATCTATTATGAGATAATGTTTAATTTAAGAGAACGAGGAGTTGCTGATTATGCTTGGAAAAAGAAAGTAGTTTTAACTTCACCAAACACAATCTATTTAACGCTTCGTGCATTTGAACAATGGTTTAAAGATACTCAGATTTCAAAGAAAACTCAAGGTATTTTAAAAAGATTAAACAGAATTAATCAAGATGCTTCAAAGCTTATGAATGATTTCAGAAAGCTTGGGAGTCATTTAAAAAACGCAACTTCTTCATATGATAATTCTGAAAAGCGTCTAAATTTATTTTCAGACAGGGTTGAAAGATTATTAGAAGTTAAGCAAGATAAACCTAAACAATTAAAAGACTAA
- the recR gene encoding recombination mediator RecR, whose amino-acid sequence MNYSPTIQKLIDLLSNFPTVGPKTAARFVFYLLKTDKKEVDELILSISNLKRNIKTCSLCFNSFESKNSQLCEICSNPSRSKNLLCIVEKETDLKALEKIKKYKGRYFVLGGTVSLLKKQRDKKLKIEQLKKMIKDNSEIKEIIIATNSNTEGEATALFLERELNPLNKKITRLARGLPVGGELEYADGATLKSALEDRK is encoded by the coding sequence ATGAATTATTCGCCAACAATTCAAAAACTGATTGATTTGCTTTCTAATTTCCCGACAGTCGGGCCCAAAACAGCTGCCCGTTTTGTTTTTTATCTCTTAAAAACTGACAAAAAAGAAGTTGATGAATTAATTTTGTCGATTTCAAACTTAAAAAGAAACATTAAAACTTGTTCATTATGTTTTAATTCTTTTGAATCAAAAAACAGCCAGCTTTGTGAGATATGCTCAAATCCTTCACGCAGTAAAAATTTGCTTTGTATTGTTGAAAAAGAAACTGATTTAAAAGCTTTAGAAAAAATTAAAAAATATAAAGGAAGATACTTTGTTTTAGGAGGAACAGTTTCACTTTTGAAAAAGCAAAGGGATAAAAAGCTAAAAATAGAACAGCTCAAAAAGATGATAAAAGATAATTCTGAAATTAAAGAAATTATCATTGCCACTAATTCAAACACTGAAGGAGAAGCAACTGCTTTGTTTTTAGAAAGAGAGCTCAATCCCTTAAATAAAAAAATCACTCGTTTAGCACGAGGATTGCCCGTGGGAGGAGAATTAGAATACGCTGATGGGGCAACCCTCAAAAGTGCTTTGGAAGATAGAAAATAA
- the rplU gene encoding 50S ribosomal protein L21, which translates to MLAVIKTGGKQYLVSPGDKIKIEKLDKKEGSEVTFKEVLLLEKSKKLEIGDPLVKSAKVVGKILKQGKGKKIVVFRKGKTYKKKKGHRQRYTEVEITKIETK; encoded by the coding sequence ATGTTAGCAGTAATTAAAACTGGTGGAAAACAATATTTAGTTTCACCAGGAGATAAAATAAAAATTGAAAAACTTGATAAAAAAGAGGGGAGTGAGGTAACTTTCAAAGAAGTTTTATTATTGGAAAAATCAAAAAAACTAGAGATAGGCGATCCTTTGGTTAAAAGCGCCAAAGTTGTTGGAAAAATATTAAAGCAAGGAAAAGGGAAAAAGATTGTTGTTTTTAGAAAAGGAAAAACATATAAAAAGAAAAAAGGCCACAGGCAGCGTTATACTGAAGTTGAAATAACTAAGATAGAAACAAAATAA
- a CDS encoding HAD-IC family P-type ATPase, which yields MANFFWHNLKIKEIEKILRTNIVKGLDEKDVKLRQLEFGKNKLPEEKPLSRLAIFLEQFKSPLAYILVIAGFVVLLLKEFTDAVVIFGAVFLNIIIGYFQEHKASQALAKLKKMVEHHAEVLREGNLKILNLEELVPGDVVVLNPGDIVPADGRIIESNALKINEMALTGEWLSAEKKQEVMPKETPLADRDNMVYMGTIVEDGKAKVLIVETGAQTEIGKIAEMIRETKEEKTPYQKKLASFSKVVGVVIALICVFIFIEGIIKGFDFIEMFITAVAVAVAAIPEGLPAAMTVVLALGMQKILKKGGLVRKLSSAETLGSTSIICTDKTATLTEGKMVVSDVLTVNQILQKDQSKKTEFFPLKIASFTSEAFIENSKSPKEEWIFRGRPTDKALLKAGIEKGIKAYGLNFRKSKIAEIPFNPINKFVGAVIQKKDGRFLYVSGAPERVLDRSQYIELKGKKLKLTEKRLETINEQLEKLTGAGLRIVASSYRKIKNIDSMTENLEKEVHSLIFTGFVTIKDPLRKDVKEAIRVCKQAGIKTIIITGDHKLTAKAVARELGFPTKEENILEGKELDKLTDEKFKEVLKKIRIYARVEPKHKTRIVEAWQEQGEVVAMTGDGINDAPALKKADIGIAIGSGTEVAKETSDMVLLNNSFSVIVKAVEEGRLILDNIRKVITYLLSDSFTEVILIGFSIFLNFPLPITAVQILWVNLIEDGLPGISLAFEPKEKHLMKRKSHGHNAPLLTKEMKVLIFIIGLITDILLLGLFLWLIKYSGYEIPHIRSIIFAGLTIDSLFYVFSCKSLRRNLWHINPFSNKFLVFAWIFGIAMLLLALYLPFLQILLKTVPLNLFDWQIILGLGALNVTLIEATKWYFITKKQYD from the coding sequence ATGGCTAATTTTTTCTGGCACAATTTAAAAATAAAAGAGATAGAAAAGATTTTAAGAACCAACATTGTCAAAGGCTTGGATGAAAAAGATGTGAAGCTTCGCCAGTTAGAATTCGGAAAAAACAAACTCCCAGAAGAAAAACCCTTATCCAGACTTGCTATCTTTTTAGAACAATTTAAAAGCCCTCTGGCATATATTCTGGTAATCGCAGGGTTTGTTGTTTTATTATTAAAGGAATTCACTGACGCAGTGGTGATTTTCGGCGCTGTTTTTTTAAACATAATTATTGGTTATTTTCAAGAACATAAAGCTTCTCAGGCTTTAGCAAAATTAAAAAAGATGGTAGAACACCATGCGGAAGTTTTACGAGAGGGAAATTTAAAAATTTTAAACTTAGAAGAATTAGTTCCAGGAGATGTCGTTGTTTTAAATCCAGGAGACATAGTTCCAGCTGATGGAAGAATAATAGAATCTAACGCTTTAAAAATTAATGAAATGGCTTTAACTGGTGAGTGGCTTTCAGCAGAAAAAAAACAAGAAGTGATGCCCAAAGAAACTCCTTTAGCTGACAGGGACAACATGGTTTATATGGGAACAATTGTTGAAGATGGAAAAGCGAAAGTATTGATTGTTGAAACAGGGGCCCAAACTGAAATAGGGAAAATAGCTGAAATGATTAGAGAGACAAAAGAAGAGAAAACGCCTTATCAGAAAAAATTAGCAAGTTTTTCAAAGGTTGTTGGTGTAGTAATTGCATTAATTTGTGTTTTTATTTTTATTGAAGGAATTATAAAAGGATTTGATTTTATTGAAATGTTTATTACTGCTGTGGCAGTTGCTGTAGCAGCTATTCCCGAAGGTCTGCCAGCAGCAATGACTGTTGTTTTGGCACTGGGCATGCAAAAGATTTTGAAAAAAGGAGGATTAGTCAGGAAGCTGTCTTCGGCTGAAACATTAGGAAGTACTTCAATTATATGTACTGATAAAACAGCAACCTTAACTGAAGGGAAAATGGTAGTTTCTGATGTGTTAACAGTAAATCAAATTCTGCAGAAGGATCAAAGTAAAAAAACAGAATTTTTCCCTTTAAAGATTGCCTCTTTCACTTCCGAGGCATTTATTGAAAATTCTAAGAGTCCAAAAGAAGAATGGATTTTCAGGGGAAGACCTACTGACAAAGCTCTTCTTAAAGCTGGCATTGAAAAAGGAATTAAAGCTTATGGATTAAATTTTCGCAAAAGCAAAATAGCTGAAATCCCTTTTAATCCAATTAATAAGTTTGTTGGAGCAGTAATTCAGAAAAAAGACGGAAGATTTCTGTACGTCTCTGGTGCGCCAGAGAGAGTTTTAGACCGTTCTCAATACATTGAATTAAAAGGCAAGAAATTAAAGTTAACTGAGAAAAGATTAGAAACTATTAATGAACAGCTTGAAAAATTAACTGGCGCAGGCCTGAGAATAGTAGCATCAAGTTACAGAAAAATTAAGAACATTGATTCAATGACTGAAAATCTAGAAAAAGAAGTTCACAGCCTCATTTTCACTGGTTTTGTCACCATAAAAGATCCTTTAAGAAAGGATGTAAAAGAAGCAATCAGGGTTTGCAAACAAGCAGGAATAAAAACAATTATTATCACTGGTGACCATAAGCTAACAGCAAAAGCAGTAGCCCGTGAATTGGGCTTCCCAACAAAAGAAGAAAATATTTTAGAAGGAAAAGAGCTGGATAAATTAACAGATGAGAAATTCAAAGAAGTTTTAAAAAAAATCAGAATCTATGCCCGGGTTGAACCAAAACACAAAACAAGGATTGTTGAGGCTTGGCAAGAGCAAGGAGAGGTTGTGGCAATGACAGGGGATGGTATTAATGACGCCCCAGCTTTAAAAAAAGCAGACATTGGAATAGCGATTGGTTCTGGCACTGAGGTGGCGAAAGAAACTTCAGATATGGTTCTTTTAAATAACAGTTTTTCAGTAATTGTAAAAGCAGTTGAAGAAGGAAGGTTAATTTTAGACAATATTAGAAAGGTAATTACTTATCTTTTAAGCGACAGCTTTACAGAAGTGATTTTAATTGGATTCAGTATTTTTCTGAATTTTCCTTTACCTATCACAGCTGTTCAGATTTTATGGGTTAATTTAATTGAAGACGGCTTGCCAGGTATTTCTTTAGCTTTTGAGCCGAAAGAAAAACATTTAATGAAGCGAAAATCTCATGGCCACAATGCCCCTCTTTTAACCAAAGAAATGAAAGTTTTAATTTTCATTATTGGATTGATTACTGATATTTTACTTTTAGGTCTTTTCTTGTGGCTGATAAAATATTCTGGCTATGAAATTCCCCACATTAGGTCAATAATCTTTGCTGGATTAACTATTGACTCGTTATTTTATGTTTTTTCCTGTAAAAGCTTACGAAGAAATCTTTGGCACATTAATCCCTTTTCCAATAAGTTCTTAGTCTTTGCCTGGATTTTTGGTATTGCAATGTTATTACTTGCTCTTTACCTTCCCTTTTTACAAATTCTTTTAAAGACAGTTCCTTTAAACCTTTTTGACTGGCAGATAATTTTAGGACTGGGAGCGCTTAATGTAACTTTAATTGAAGCTACCAAGTGGTATTTTATAACAAAAAAACAATATGACTAA
- a CDS encoding Mur ligase family protein, whose translation MNNIISKIKFIFKKQKIVLVVGRTNQSVFNTIIKILNPYFKIGKEVLVFKTEDKEIFDYEFFLKNSEQAILVITNVGDIPCDSDFFAGEREPIENTRKLVENLPENTNLVLNFDDETSREIGDLKKFNTLRFGLQKEADFRASDIKLNGGTNFKINYKGKIVPVWLKNAFGKEQIYSALAAGCVASVFDLNLVKISEAFKNYLPLDGRMKLIKGIKNSWVLDDSASSSVFSMIEAIEVLGKLQGYNRKIAVLGDVLNIGKYTIEAHEAIGERVAKNADLLFVFGQRAKFIAKGAFEKGMKSEQVFEFDAVDQGKLKLQDIIEENDIILVDGSSEMQMNKIVKEITGQ comes from the coding sequence ATGAATAATATTATTTCAAAAATTAAATTCATTTTTAAAAAGCAAAAGATTGTTTTAGTTGTGGGTAGAACGAATCAAAGTGTTTTTAATACGATTATAAAGATTTTAAATCCGTATTTTAAAATTGGGAAAGAAGTTTTAGTCTTTAAAACAGAAGATAAAGAAATATTTGATTATGAGTTTTTTTTAAAAAATTCAGAACAAGCAATATTGGTTATTACTAACGTAGGTGATATTCCTTGTGATAGTGATTTTTTTGCTGGTGAAAGAGAACCTATTGAAAATACTAGGAAATTAGTTGAAAACCTGCCTGAAAATACTAATTTGGTTTTAAATTTTGATGATGAAACATCACGAGAAATAGGGGATTTAAAGAAATTCAATACTTTAAGGTTTGGCTTGCAGAAAGAGGCAGATTTTAGAGCAAGTGATATTAAATTAAATGGTGGAACTAATTTTAAAATAAATTATAAAGGCAAAATTGTTCCTGTTTGGTTAAAGAATGCATTTGGTAAAGAACAGATTTATTCTGCTTTGGCTGCTGGATGTGTGGCAAGCGTTTTTGATTTGAATTTAGTAAAAATTTCAGAAGCTTTTAAAAACTATCTGCCCTTAGATGGAAGGATGAAATTAATTAAAGGAATCAAAAATAGTTGGGTTTTAGATGACAGTGCATCATCCAGTGTTTTTTCAATGATTGAAGCAATTGAAGTTTTAGGCAAACTTCAAGGATATAACCGCAAAATCGCGGTTTTAGGGGATGTTCTTAATATTGGGAAATACACAATTGAAGCTCATGAAGCAATAGGGGAAAGAGTGGCTAAAAATGCGGATTTATTATTTGTATTTGGCCAGCGCGCTAAGTTTATTGCAAAAGGCGCATTTGAAAAAGGAATGAAAAGTGAACAAGTTTTTGAGTTTGATGCTGTTGACCAAGGCAAATTAAAACTCCAAGACATAATTGAAGAAAATGACATTATTTTAGTTGATGGTTCAAGCGAAATGCAGATGAACAAGATTGTTAAAGAAATAACAGGACAATAG